The following are from one region of the Prochlorococcus marinus str. SB genome:
- the thiD gene encoding bifunctional hydroxymethylpyrimidine kinase/phosphomethylpyrimidine kinase: MYSKIALSIGGSDSGGGAGIQADLRTFMALKVHGCSVITCITAQNSVEVSCVQPVEKNTLLNQFDTLFADFGIDALKTGMLLNERIINDTASKLNTYKITKIIDPVMVTRTGSKLLEDSAINAYKNLLLPIADLVTPNIYEANLLSGLEIRRKEDIENSARKIIGLGAKAVLIKGGGLKDMKGKDFFLDLNGRKKWLFNNFINTKNTHGSGCTLSAAICGYKALGFDLFDSIKKAKLFVEKSLDNSYKIGSGPGPLGHH, from the coding sequence GGAGCAGGTATACAGGCTGACTTGAGAACTTTCATGGCCCTTAAAGTACATGGATGTTCTGTTATTACATGTATTACCGCACAAAATAGTGTAGAGGTTTCGTGCGTTCAGCCAGTAGAGAAGAATACTTTATTAAATCAGTTTGATACTTTATTTGCTGATTTTGGTATTGATGCCTTAAAAACTGGAATGTTATTAAATGAAAGGATAATTAATGATACTGCTTCAAAATTAAATACATACAAAATAACCAAAATTATTGACCCAGTAATGGTTACAAGAACTGGTTCTAAATTACTGGAAGATTCTGCTATTAATGCTTATAAAAATCTCTTATTACCAATTGCTGATTTGGTAACTCCAAATATTTACGAAGCAAATCTACTTTCTGGTTTAGAAATAAGGAGGAAAGAAGATATCGAAAATTCAGCAAGAAAAATTATTGGTCTTGGAGCTAAAGCGGTACTTATAAAAGGTGGCGGTTTAAAAGATATGAAAGGGAAGGATTTTTTCCTTGACTTAAATGGTAGAAAGAAGTGGCTATTTAATAATTTTATAAATACAAAAAATACCCACGGTAGCGGCTGTACTTTGAGTGCTGCTATTTGTGGTTACAAGGCTTTAGGTTTTGATCTATTTGATTCCATAAAAAAAGCAAAATTATTTGTTGAGAAATCTTTAGACAATTCTTATAAAATAGGCTCTGGCCCTGGTCCCTTAGGCCATCATTAA
- a CDS encoding DUF3764 family protein gives MTIETTVFTFKLSNTFEEWVKMFDSPEIDEFHKTVGLTPLYRGKSLIDPKEVIVIHQAEEGVAKHVFSDPETIKNIESGGHIYSTTKITSWVSE, from the coding sequence ATGACTATTGAAACCACTGTTTTCACCTTTAAACTTTCAAATACATTTGAGGAGTGGGTAAAAATGTTTGATAGTCCAGAGATAGATGAATTTCATAAAACGGTAGGACTAACTCCTCTATATCGTGGCAAAAGTTTAATTGATCCAAAAGAAGTTATTGTTATTCATCAAGCTGAAGAAGGTGTAGCTAAGCATGTTTTTTCAGATCCTGAAACTATTAAGAATATAGAGTCTGGAGGGCATATTTATAGCACAACGAAAATCACAAGTTGGGTTTCTGAGTAG
- a CDS encoding cupin domain-containing protein produces the protein MNPNKKNIEIIKQFNLSPHPEGGWFREIVRSENSLKREDGQSRNFITGIYYLLERDAKSAWHRVNNADEIWIYLRGDPLNLWCLDNDNKLIRNLILDSNNPVEMIPSGYWQAAKSTGEFTLVSCCVGPGFDFKDFELLKNTKHTSRLDKAINDLI, from the coding sequence GTGAATCCTAATAAAAAAAACATAGAAATAATTAAACAATTCAATTTATCTCCTCATCCTGAGGGTGGATGGTTTAGAGAGATAGTAAGAAGTGAGAATTCTCTAAAAAGGGAAGATGGCCAAAGTAGAAACTTTATTACGGGAATTTATTATCTTTTGGAGAGAGATGCAAAAAGTGCTTGGCACAGAGTAAATAATGCTGATGAAATTTGGATTTATTTAAGGGGCGACCCTCTGAATTTATGGTGCCTAGATAATGATAATAAGTTAATAAGAAATTTAATTTTAGATTCCAATAATCCAGTAGAAATGATCCCATCTGGATATTGGCAAGCTGCAAAAAGTACAGGCGAATTTACATTAGTGAGTTGTTGTGTTGGCCCGGGCTTTGATTTTAAGGATTTTGAATTACTCAAAAATACAAAACATACTTCTAGATTGGATAAAGCAATTAATGATCTTATTTGA